GAAATGCCTGTGCCAACTGCCGCAGCGTGGCGTGCACCTGCGCCTCCGGGAAGTACAGCAGGACGGCCTCGCTGAGCAGGAACAACGGCCCGCCGCGGGCGCGGAGTAACCCGTACCAGTCGGTGGCATGGATCGAGCCTTCGATCATCGTGTATCGGTCCTCGTCGGCGAAGAACTGCCGACGCAACGCCATCGTGTCGCCGACGTCGAGGTCGAACCAGCGAACCCGGCCGTTGTCCAGTCGACGGAACCGGGTACTCAGCCCGCACCCGAGGTCGACGACGGTGCCGTCCGGATGGTCGATCAGGAACCGCCGGACCCACCCGTCGAAGATCGACGCGCGCAGCACCGCCCCGCCGAGCGACGGTCCGCGGAACTTCGAGAAGTCGTAGTCGATCTGCTCGACGAGGTCCGCCGCGGCAGTGTCGCCCAGGATGCTGCGGCGCCGACGGGCGTCGAGCGCCCGACCGTACAGCGGGATGAGCAACGTCTCCTGGATTTCGCCCAGGGCAACCGGCACGCGCACCCGACGACCCTAGCATTAGGGTTACCTAACCAACCCGGGTTCGGCCTCGGTTGCGCACCGCATCGAACCGGCTGGTCGAGTAACCTCCAGCCATGGATGCCTGCATCGCCGCCATCGACCAGGGCACCACCTCATCCCGGTGCATTCTCTTCGACCACGACGGACGGGCGATCGGCTCCGCACAGCTCGAGCACGAGCAGATCTTCCCGCGCGCCGGCTGGGTTGAGCACGATCCGACGGCGTTGTGGCGCAACTCCGCTCGGGCGCTGGAGACGGCGGCTGCCGATGCCGGACGAACCGTCGCCGCGGTCGGCATCACCAACCAACGGGAGACCACGATCGTCTGGGACCGGGCGACCGGCGAACCGGTGACCAACGCGATCGTCTGGCAGGACACCCGCACCGACCGGCTGTGCCTCGAGCTGGCCGGCGCCGCCGGGCCCGACCGTTATCGACAACGCACCGGGCTGCCACTGAGCACCTACTTCGCCGGACCGAAGCTGCGCTGGATCCTGGACAACGTCGCCGGCGCCCGCGCCCGCGCCGAGGCCGGCGAGCTCTGCTTCGGCACCGTGGACAGCTGGCTGGTGTGGCAGCTGACCGGCGGTCGGACGCACGTCACCGACGTCACCAACGCCTCCCGCACCATGCTCATGGACCTGCGCACGCTGGACTGGGACCCGCAGCTGTGCGCCGAGTTCGGCGTACCGCTCGCGATGCTGCCGGAGATCCGCAGCTCGTCCGAGGTCTACGCCGAGGTAGCCGTCGGCCCGCTGGCCGGCGTGCCGATCGCCGGCATCCTCGGCGACCAG
Above is a genomic segment from Skermania piniformis containing:
- a CDS encoding class I SAM-dependent methyltransferase, with the protein product MRVPVALGEIQETLLIPLYGRALDARRRRSILGDTAAADLVEQIDYDFSKFRGPSLGGAVLRASIFDGWVRRFLIDHPDGTVVDLGCGLSTRFRRLDNGRVRWFDLDVGDTMALRRQFFADEDRYTMIEGSIHATDWYGLLRARGGPLFLLSEAVLLYFPEAQVHATLRQLAQAFPAAPLAFDTGGRAMMGSQDRNPVFRAVSARMRWTCDDPRTLQQCGLRLVESRTFADPQPDVAAGWPARYRLGMKALRLVLPPMVTTYKLNLLETAAADAG